The nucleotide window CACGGTGCGCAGCATGAACACGCGCAGCACCATTATCAGATCAGTGGAAGGTAATTTGATACACGTTCCAAACGCCATTATTTTCAAAAGCGTGATTGAGAATTTCACGTCATCGCCTGAACGACGCGGCGAATTTGTGGTTGGTATCGGGTATGATGCGGTGGTCGCTCAGGCACAGGAAGTTATCATGAATGGCCTTCAGGCACATGGTGCCGTCTTAGCCGATCCCGCACCGATGGTTCTGGTCGACGAGCTTGGCGCATCCACGATCAATATCAAAACCTATTACTGGTTTGACGGGTTAGAGATTTCGGCAATCAAACTAAAATCGGCACTATTGCGGATGGTGAAATCCGATTTGACCGAAGCAGGCATATCCATGCCAGATGAAGCTCGCGAAGTCATTTTCCCCGACGGCGTGCAAGTACAAACACAAGTCGAACACATCGACAGCAGCGCCGCTTCTGTCGCGGCACTGCCAAAGCCCGACCAACCGCCGGTAGAGCCCGATCAGACGCATGCCGAGGCTGATCTGAAAAACGATCTTCTACCGCCGCAAGCGGACGATGATCAGTTGGAAGAAGATGCAAACGATTTGCTCGCCTCGCGGTGAGGTCTTGATTGGCTAGGTGCATGACAGTCTGTTGGGTGCATCTGAGAATGCGGAACTAACGGCGTGTTGGCGTGTTTCTTCTACTCACGCAATTCTAACACGCGAGGTCGCTATGACACATTTCAACCAAGGTCCAATCCAACAGATTCCCACAGACAACGAAACTGTTTTTGCATTCCAAATCCATGGTCACATCGATGACGATGCGTCAGAGGCGCTGGCCAAATTTATGAATGATGTTTTCGATAAACATCCCAAAGTCAGCATGCTGCTGGAAATGACCAAATTCACAGGCAGCGATTGGGATAGCATGCTAGATGGTGACGTCATCAAGTCGCGTTTCAGATCGCTGCAGCATGTCGCACGCTACGCAGTTGTCGGTGCACCGGATCGCGCGGCCAAGATGATTGGCCTGATGGATAAAGTCATTCCCGTCGAAGCACGCGCCTTTGACACGCACGAAATTACCCAAGCTTGGGACTTTGTCGGCGCGCAACCTATCGTCGCCTGATCCACGATGCGGGCTGCAATGCGAAAACAGCGTCGTGTTTTGCATCGTGATGCAAGGTGCGGCGCGCGGCTTCAATATGTTCCGTCAGTTTCCTGAGGTGAAAATAGCAGTGTGCTCAATCGTCGTCTCGCCACGCAACATCATAGTGCGTTCCATCGCAGAAGGGTTTGTTTTTCGATTCACCGCACCGGCACAGAACATATTTGGCAGGGCTGGCCCCTACACCATTGAATTCGGCATCAAGCGGTACGTTAGAAACCCAATACGGACCATGGCGTTCTATATCTATCTTGACCTCTGGGGATGTCATGTGCGCTGCGTTCATGCTCTGAGTGCTCAGCCTTAGCGCACCAGAAGGACAGGCCGCGATGACAGCGAGAATGTCTTGCAGCGATCCGCCGTCTGGTTGGATCCACGGTTTCTCCTTAGGGTTAAACACGTCCTTGGCCAATCTGGCGCATTCCCCTGCATGTGAACAAAGTACGGGCGTGTAGTGCACAGTGACAGGATGCGAACTGGCGGTTCCGGAGTACTCAATCTCTTTGTTTCTAATCTTGCTATGATCCGGAGCGCTGGAAAAACCGGCCTCGCTGTGTGATCCATCGCAAAATGGTTTGTTTTTGGACACACCGCACCGACAAAGAGCTGCGACCTCCTTCGTCTTGACTGCTTCACCATCGGCATCACGGAGGTTTGGCGGCGATGAAACGACCAGTGGCCCATCCTGGCGCAAAGAGATTCTTGTTTCTGAAGTCATAATATTTGTTCCTTGATTCAGTTCATTTTGATCTTGGCGCGGTCAACGCATGGAATCCATCATAATCCCCTGTGCTGAACCCCGCTTGGAATGGCACGCACAGGATGGCAGTTGGTCGAGAGAAGTGGCCAATCCAAACCCCACCCATTCTCGATTTTGTGTGAAAGCCAGAGTGCGACAGAAAATGTCGCGATACCTGCAATCGCATTCGCGATCGCTTGTCCGGCTAGAACGCC belongs to Roseobacter fucihabitans and includes:
- a CDS encoding STAS/SEC14 domain-containing protein, encoding MTHFNQGPIQQIPTDNETVFAFQIHGHIDDDASEALAKFMNDVFDKHPKVSMLLEMTKFTGSDWDSMLDGDVIKSRFRSLQHVARYAVVGAPDRAAKMIGLMDKVIPVEARAFDTHEITQAWDFVGAQPIVA
- a CDS encoding CDGSH iron-sulfur domain-containing protein, encoding MTSETRISLRQDGPLVVSSPPNLRDADGEAVKTKEVAALCRCGVSKNKPFCDGSHSEAGFSSAPDHSKIRNKEIEYSGTASSHPVTVHYTPVLCSHAGECARLAKDVFNPKEKPWIQPDGGSLQDILAVIAACPSGALRLSTQSMNAAHMTSPEVKIDIERHGPYWVSNVPLDAEFNGVGASPAKYVLCRCGESKNKPFCDGTHYDVAWRDDD